In Colletotrichum higginsianum IMI 349063 chromosome 1, whole genome shotgun sequence, one genomic interval encodes:
- a CDS encoding Toxin biosynthesis protein, protein MAATIFAWPAGWFFSSALFFFLGLRHESRRPRTILAALHLLAVAVSLGAIGEALRELPLLAVPFVLGMTAHTTFILLLDEGTSTAGLSPSAQLKATTLLWCNTRRLEPYGSRPTTGAMLGCQRRISFGLGRILRTLVFWFVDWSISEIIHVRTLRSLPLGIHSFAPDKRTVLPSPWTFPGLAYPDSVLRAIASTHWIWITYCGLTKTHHLSAALFVSVLNWESPINWA, encoded by the coding sequence ATGGCGGCTACCATCTTTGCGTGGCCGGCTGGCTGGTTCTTCTCGTCCGCCCTGTTCTTTTTCCTCGGCCTGCGACATGAATCAAGACGACCAAGGACAATTCTGGCCGCCCTGCACCTACTTGCAGTTGCTGTGAGCCTGGGAGCCATTGGCGAGGCCTTGCGCGAGCTGCCCCTGCTTGCTGTGCCTTTTGTCCTCGGAATGACGGCGCACACGACTTTCATCCTGCTCCTGGACGAGGGAACCAGTACGGCCGGTCTTTCCCCCTCTGCGCAGCTAAAGGCAACAACCCTGCTCTGGTGCAATACCCGGAGGCTGGAGCCCTACGGCTCCCGGCCCACCACGGGTGCAATGCTAGGATGCCAGCGCCGCATCTCATTCGGTCTAGGCCGCATCTTGAGAACCCTGGTCTTCTGGTTTGTCGACTGGTCGATATCCGAGATTATACACGTCCGGACACTGcgctccctccctctcgggATCCACAGCTTTGCGCCCGACAAGCGAACCGTCCTTCCGAGTCCCTGGACTTTTCCAGGGCTCGCATACCCGGACTCTGTTCTCCGAGCCATCGCGAGCACACACTGGATATGGATCACATACTGCGGCTTGACGAAGACGCACCATTTATCCGCCGCACTCTTCGTCTCGGTGTTGAACTGGGAATCTCCCATCAACTGGGCGTGA